A portion of the Magnolia sinica isolate HGM2019 chromosome 17, MsV1, whole genome shotgun sequence genome contains these proteins:
- the LOC131230844 gene encoding soluble inorganic pyrophosphatase 6, chloroplastic-like isoform X2: MIDEGELDWKIVAISLDDPRASLVNDVADVEKHFPGTLTAIRDWFRDYKIPDGKPANKFGLGNKAASKNVKVHIQLLYVMILRTQLCPPSMCKGE, from the exons ATGATTGATGAGGGGGAGCTTGATTGGAAAATAGTTGCAATATCGTTGGACGATCCGAGAGCTTCGCTCGTGAACGATGTTGCCGATGTTGAGAAACATTTTCCG GGAACTCTCACTGCAATTCGGGACTGGTTTAGAGATTACAAGATTCCAGATGGAAAGCCTGCTAATAAATTTGGTCTTGGCAACAAGGCGGCCAGCAAG aatgtgaaagttcatataCAGTTGCTGTATGTGATGATTTTGCGAACGCAACTCTGCCCTCCAAGCATGTGCAAG GGCGAATAA
- the LOC131230844 gene encoding soluble inorganic pyrophosphatase 6, chloroplastic-like isoform X3 — translation MIDEGELDWKIVAISLDDPRASLVNDVADVEKHFPGTLTAIRDWFRDYKIPDGKPANKFGLGNKAASKNVKVHIQLLYVMILRTQLCPPSMCKG, via the exons ATGATTGATGAGGGGGAGCTTGATTGGAAAATAGTTGCAATATCGTTGGACGATCCGAGAGCTTCGCTCGTGAACGATGTTGCCGATGTTGAGAAACATTTTCCG GGAACTCTCACTGCAATTCGGGACTGGTTTAGAGATTACAAGATTCCAGATGGAAAGCCTGCTAATAAATTTGGTCTTGGCAACAAGGCGGCCAGCAAG aatgtgaaagttcatataCAGTTGCTGTATGTGATGATTTTGCGAACGCAACTCTGCCCTCCAAGCATGTGCAAG GGTTGA
- the LOC131230844 gene encoding soluble inorganic pyrophosphatase 6, chloroplastic-like isoform X1, producing the protein MIDEGELDWKIVAISLDDPRASLVNDVADVEKHFPGTLTAIRDWFRDYKIPDGKPANKFGLGNKAASKNVKVHIQLLYVMILRTQLCPPSMCKEKLCIKCNLPDGP; encoded by the exons ATGATTGATGAGGGGGAGCTTGATTGGAAAATAGTTGCAATATCGTTGGACGATCCGAGAGCTTCGCTCGTGAACGATGTTGCCGATGTTGAGAAACATTTTCCG GGAACTCTCACTGCAATTCGGGACTGGTTTAGAGATTACAAGATTCCAGATGGAAAGCCTGCTAATAAATTTGGTCTTGGCAACAAGGCGGCCAGCAAG aatgtgaaagttcatataCAGTTGCTGTATGTGATGATTTTGCGAACGCAACTCTGCCCTCCAAGCATGTGCAAG GAAAAGCTATGTATTAAGTGCAACCTGCCTGATGGACCATGA
- the LOC131231769 gene encoding UPF0481 protein At3g47200-like, producing MERNMKEGSYLSLDEYMEKRLEEWSVGPSEKEPCTIYRVPSHLRKEDEIAYQPKIISIGPYHHCDNGLKAMEEHKWQFLSEFLKRNRKVPLKHYLDKVREKEMNARNHYSEKVQLSSDDFVQMMVLDGCFIIELFLKRYQAKDDMIYSTRWILPLITNDMLLLENQLPFLILQELFQLANLGIHDGKNLITINSLAIHFFSHLLVGDDKSLPGEQEPFHLLHLLHLFHTRRLKDSPDSSQATDSNKMQHNSSQTPPQQPLTNSSHSDIEAQPPETESKKTGRFGNRKWKGVVILLQTIIGFPRKPSPPQKSIPCATELHEAGVEFRVKKDANSYLEVKFGDGVMEIPYLLIKDNTNSLFRNFIAFEQCRPDSNCHFTSYAFFMDCIVNTPADVALLCQNKILEHWLGSDDAVALLFNKLCYGVAMDTQTRHYFPNLFQEVRKYCNTTWHTWRARLMHDYFSNPWAIISVVAAIILLLLTVAQTFFSTIAYVKPPA from the coding sequence ATGGAGAGAAACATGAAAGAAGGCAGCTATTTGTCCTTGGACGAATACATGGAAAAGAGACTCGAAGAGTGGTCCGTCGGTCCTTCTGAGAAAGAGCCATGCACAATCTATCGAGTCCCGTCCCACCTCCGCAAGGAGGATGAGATCGCCTACCAGCCGAAGATCATCTCCATTGGTCCTTACCACCACTGCGATAATGGCCTAAAGGCCATGGAAGAGCACAAGTGGCAGTTCCTCTCCGAATTCCTCAAAAGGAACCGCAAGGTCCCGCTCAAGCATTATCTCGACAAGGTCCGAGAAAAGGAAATGAATGCAAGGAACCACTACTCAGAAAAAGTACAGCTCAGCAGTGATGATTTCGTCCAGATGATGGTCCTCGATGGTTGCTTCATCATCGAACTCTTTCTCAAGCGATACCAAGCAAAGGACGATATGATATACAGCACGAGGTGGATATTGCCCTTGATAACCAACGACATGCTCCTGCTCGAAAACCAGCTTCCTTTCCTCATCCTCCAGGAGTTGTTCCAGCTGGCAAATCTTGGGATTCATGACGGAAAGAACCTGATTACCATTAACTCTCTCGCCATCCATTTCTTCAGCCATCTCCTTGTGGGGGATGACAAATCCCTTCCAGGGGAACAGGAACCCTTCCATTTGCTCCATTTGCTCCATTTATTTCACACCCGCCGTCTCAAGGATTCTCCTGATAGCTCTCAGGCAACAGATAGCAATAAAATGCAACACAACTCATCACAAACGCCCCCGCAGCAGCCACTGACAAATTCAAGCCATTCAGATATAGAAGCCCAACCCCCAGAAACTGAATCCAAGAAGACAGGACGTTTTGGGAATCGCAAGTGGAAGGGAGTAGTTATTCTTCTCCAAACAATAATAGGGTTTCCAAGGAAGCCTTCGCCTCCCCAGAAATCGATCCCTTGTGCTACGGAGCTCCATGAGGCTGGCGTCGAGTTCAGGGTGAAGAAGGATGCGAACAGCTACTTGGAAGTGAAGTTCGGTGACGGGGTAATGGAAATTCCATATTTGCTAATCAAGGACAACACCAACTCCCTTTTCAGGAATTTCATTGCCTTTGAGCAATGCCGTCCAGACTCCAATTGCCACTTCACAAGCTACGCCTTCTTCATGGATTGCATCGTGAACACACCAGCCGACGTGGCACTTCTCTGCCAGAACAAGATTCTCGAACACTGGCTCGGTAGTGATGATGCCGTGGCCCTTCTCTTCAACAAGCTATGCTACGGAGTCGCCATGGACACCCAGACCCGCCATTACTTCCCCAATCTGTTCCAGGAGGTGAGGAAATACTGCAACACCACTTGGCACACATGGAGGGCGCGCTTGATGCATGATTACTTCAGCAATCCGTGGGCGATAATTTCTGTAGTGGCAGCCATCATCCTACTCCTACTCACCGTTGCTCAGACCTTCTTCTCCACCATCGCCTATGTAAAGCCTCCGGCCTGA